The Cryptomeria japonica chromosome 2, Sugi_1.0, whole genome shotgun sequence region CACAGGGGCTTCACCTAGTGAACTTGGATTATATCACGTGCATACatagcatactaaagaatccctctATTTTCAAAAAGTATTGTCCTAatctccttttttgtcaccccctcccaatacataacctaaattcaaaatctcccattttcaccagatattgtatttttcatagtcCAAATTAAAAACCTCCCTAATATTAATAATTGTTGCATTAGCCTCACTAATATATGACGTTGTCACTGCCATGCATAGTTTTATTTCTAGACAAATTATTTTAGTGCATTTTAACATCAATTGTATGTATGAAAGATAATTTATTATGAACTACTTTTAGATCTTATGAATATATTTTCTAAAGCATGATATGAAAGATTGCAAAGAGTTTGTATTTTGAATCTAACCTCTAAAAAAATGTCTTGCcatgatatttatgcatgttaaaaaagaatattaagataaaaaaatcCATATAATAATAACCTTTTAAGTCTACAAAACTAGTATGATTATTTATCATATTTCTGAATTCTCATGTAAGCGATTTTATTTATCACTTATATTATAATAGTTGGGCCTCTATGGAATCCTTAAATCAAGTGATCAATTTTAATTGATCAATGAAACTTGGAAATGTGTGGCATCTATTGGCAACTCATAGCTCACCATAATGTTTGTCCTTTGCCTACATTAAAATAGGATATTGGAATATAATGTCATAATTGTAAGATGTGATCAGTTTTTGTTGATGCCTTTTCATAATATCTCAAAGAGATGTGGTTTCATGAACTGTAATGATCATTACAAGTCCAAAATAAATTCGTTTTTCAAAAGTCTTTTGAATCTTTCAAGAAAAGTCTTTGTCGGATTCATCCCTGCCTATGCAAAAGCCCAATCTTTGAAACAAGTCACACGTTATAATTACACCTACTAAAAGGATATGAATACAAAATATAGAACCATAGCTTGAGCACATGAGCAATATGACATAAGGCCACAAAGAGATGTCATAGAGATGTAACATTAAAAGGGAATAGATAGGACGTAAAACTCTAACGCCAGAGTTCACAAGAGCTTACAGCTCAACTGTAAAAACCACACAATTTACTTGTTCTTTACTTCTTTAAAAACCACAGAAAACCTATTTTATAGAAGTTTTAGTTGTCAGAACTCACAGCTTATATCTTACACGTTATGCTTGGACGTGGCAGCTTTTTCAACAACCAGCTCCATAGTCATTTCCTTATCTTCTCTAGGGTCTGCAGATTCACGGCCTGGTCGGTCCTCCATTGGCGCATTGCTTGTCTCAAATATGGATTTCTTATATTCCCCATACAAGTAAGATGTAAATCCCCACAAAGCCATAGCGACAGCCATACCTTTCTCCCCAGTGAAGTTCTCATGGAATATGACGACTGCAAGCACCTCCACGACAGGAGTTAAAGAAGCCATGAAAATGCCACTCAAGAGAGAACTGGTCAATAagatgacaccatacaacccgatTAAGTAGAGCTGCCAGGAGATTGCCGTCCAAACCAGAGACATGTAGTATTTGAATTCCCCCACATCGAATGAACTTGCCTCCCTCCCAAGGGCCTTGAAATCTTTGTGGAGAACCATGCCTATTGTACAGAAAACGGTCGCCGAAAAAGACATTATAAGTTGCATCTCCATAACAAAAGTGTATGTTATTCGGCGTGTACTTTTCTTATAGACAAGCTCAATCAAAGGAAGAATCAATCCATACAGCGCAGCTGCAGCTCCTGTAGCGAAAAATCCAAGCCAATATTGCCCAGCTGTGACTCCGTGGGGTCTGTCACCTCCGGAGTGCAAGGTCAACAGAACTGTTCCCATGGTGAGCAAAACTAGGGCATTGATAGAATATGAGCTAAACTTCTGCTTTACTAAGAAGAACGCAAAGAATGCATTAAAGCCAAGCTGAGGGGCAGTCAGGAGAGAAGAAGTGGAAAGAGGCAGGTAGTCCATTCCCCAtgaatacaagaaactatcaaggccAGTGAGGACGCCGATTATGAAGGACGCGAGGCAAAGCTTGGGAGTTACATGGATGTTTTCTGCAGAGGTCTGTTTTCTGCGGGAAGAAATCCAAATGGGCAGAATAAGAAGAGGACACCCTGCAGTCTGTAGCCATGCACAAAGCCATTTGCGATT contains the following coding sequences:
- the LOC131056063 gene encoding purine permease 1-like, whose amino-acid sequence is MDLGMQNVESDFSFLSYILHPVWSGITLAERQTDASQMQSNKKSLGQWILLILNGAALCIGGTAGSFLLRFYYIHGGNRKWLCAWLQTAGCPLLILPIWISSRRKQTSAENIHVTPKLCLASFIIGVLTGLDSFLYSWGMDYLPLSTSSLLTAPQLGFNAFFAFFLVKQKFSSYSINALVLLTMGTVLLTLHSGGDRPHGVTAGQYWLGFFATGAAAALYGLILPLIELVYKKSTRRITYTFVMEMQLIMSFSATVFCTIGMVLHKDFKALGREASSFDVGEFKYYMSLVWTAISWQLYLIGLYGVILLTSSLLSGIFMASLTPVVEVLAVVIFHENFTGEKGMAVAMALWGFTSYLYGEYKKSIFETSNAPMEDRPGRESADPREDKEMTMELVVEKAATSKHNV